The following coding sequences are from one Sander lucioperca isolate FBNREF2018 chromosome 2, SLUC_FBN_1.2, whole genome shotgun sequence window:
- the LOC116050522 gene encoding TBC1 domain family member 10A-like, whose protein sequence is MAKIENGRQSVDTRSIRTISSSHLDDESSLGSDSEINGFTSDRQTDKYGFIGGAQQHTEESAQDLPPEVLRQREVKWLDMLSHWDKWMIKRFNKVRLRCQKGIPPSLRGRAWLFLSGGKVKKEQNQGKFQELDSQPGDPKWIDVIEKDLHRQFPFHEMFVSRGGHGQQDLFRVLKAYTLYRPEEGYCQAQAPIAAVLLMHMPAEDAFWGLVQICEKYLPGYYSPGLEAIQLDGEILYALLRRVSPLAYRHLEKHKIDPILYMTEWFMCAFSRTLPWASVLRVWDMFLCDGVKIILRVGLVLLKCMLGTREKLKACQGQYETMELLRAIEPRYMQEGFLVREILEVPVTARDVERENHTQLKRWKKNRGELNFKSPPRMHGARIIMLAEPPRRQDLQQNPTIVLEVPQPTPQLKKGKEERKSKKKKSIKKSQSIVEIPNPYSLPSDPPPPPHSDPPAPPAVSSETPQTETDPPHQQQAPPTHLPPAKESPLQRSTQSLSSTDQDTYL, encoded by the exons ATGGCCAAAATAGAGAACGGTCGTCAATCAGTGGACACAAGGAGTATCCGGACTATCAGCAGCAGTCACCTCGACGATGAAAGCTCTTTGGGATCAGACTCCGAGATCAACGGATTCACCAGCGACAGACAAACCGATAAATATGGATTCATTGGTGGGGCACAGCAGCACACGGAGGAGTC AGCTCAGGATCTGCCCCCAGAGGTGCTCAGGCAAAGAGAGGTGAAGTGGCTCGACATGCTCAGCCACTGGGACAAGTGGATGATCAAGAGATTCAATAAG GTAAGGCTGCGGTGCCAGAAAGGAATTCCTCCTTCTCTCCGAGGCCGTGCATGGCTCTTCTTGTCAGGGGGGAAGGTGAAGAAAGAGCAGAACCAAGGAAAGTTTCAG GAGCTGGACAGCCAGCCTGGGGACCCCAAATGGATAGATGTGATTGAGAAAGACCTCCATCGACAGTTTCCTTTCCATGAGATGTTTGTGTCACGGGGAGGACACGG GCAGCAGGACCTGTTCCGTGTTCTTAAGGCCTACACTCTGTACAGACCAGAGGAGGGATACTGCCAGGCTCAGGCTCCCATCGCTGCTGTGTTGCTTATGCACATGCCTGCTGAG GATGCCTTCTGGGGGCTGGTCCAAATTTGTGAAAAGTACCTTCCTGGCTACTACAGTCCTGGCCTG GAAGCTATACAGCTAGATGGAGAGATCCTGTACGCTCTGCTGCGACGCGTCTCCCCGCTAGCCTACCGCCATCTGGAGAAACACAAGATCGACCCCATCCTCTACATGACTGAATGGTTTATGTGTGCCTTCTCCAGGACGCTGCCCTGGGCCTCTGTGCTGCGTGTCTGGGACATGTTCCTCTGTGACG GAGTGAAGATAATCTTGCGTGTGGGTTTGGTGCTGCTGAAGTGCATGCTGGGGACCCGGGAGAAGCTGAAGGCCTGCCAGGGACAGTACGAAACCATGGAGCTTCTCAGGGCCATAGAGCCACGATACATGCAGGAGGGCTTCCTCGTCCGAGAG ATTCTGGAGGTGCCGGTGACAGCGCGAGACGTGGAAAGGGAGAATCACACCCAGCTGAAGCGCTGGAAGAAGAACCGCGGAGAGCTGAATTTCAAATCCCCACCGAGGATGCACGGTGCTCGGATCATCATGCTGGCTGAGCCGCCAAGACGCCAGGACCTGCAGCAGAACCCCACCATTGTACTTGAGGTGCCTCAGCCCACCCCGCAGCTGAAGAaggggaaggaggagaggaaaagcaagaagaagaagagcataAAGAAGTCCCAGTCCATTGTGGAGATCCCTAATCCTTACTCTCTTCCCAGCGACCCCCCACCTCCTCCACACTCGGATCCACCAGCTCCACCTGCAGTCAGCAGCGAGACGCCACAGACTGAAACAGACCCACCTCACCAGCAGCAAGCACCTCCTACACACCTTCCCCCTGCCAAAGAATCTCCTCTGCAGCGATCCACTCAAAGCCTTAGCAGCACAGATCAGGATACATACCTGTAG